The proteins below are encoded in one region of Chelmon rostratus isolate fCheRos1 chromosome 21, fCheRos1.pri, whole genome shotgun sequence:
- the rpl38 gene encoding 60S ribosomal protein L38, with product MPRKIEEIKDFLLTARRKDAKSVKIKKNKDNVKFKVRCSRYLYTLVITDKEKAEKLKQSLPPGLAVKELK from the exons ATG CCTCGCAAGATTGAAGAAATCAAAGATTTCCTGCTGACAGCCAGGAGGAAGGATGCCAAGT cCGTAAAGATCAAGAAGAACAAGGACAATGTTAAGTTCAAGGTGCGCTGCAGCAGGTACCTGTACACCCTGGTCATCACAGACAAGGAGAAGGCTGAGAAGCTCAAGCAGTCCCTGCCCCCAG gTCTGGCTGTGAAGGAGCTGAAGTAA